The genomic interval AATGAGCCCCTACAGAGAGACCATGACTACAGCATGAACCAGGACGAGCTGGAGAACCTGGCCACTGTCCAGaggtacgctgtgtgtgtgcgtgtgtgtgtgtgtgctgctggagAGTGGATATAGCAGGCCTATCCCAGTTGCTGAATTGGGTCTATTCCCTGACCCAGAACATTGGACTCCCTCTTGTACTTGTATGGGGTCTGGTCTTAAAGCTAGTTACGTtccttctgcttcctgtgtgtcgGCTAATGTCTTCTGTTCTGAGTACAGTAGAGGACAGAAGTATTTTATTGACCCCCATCGGAAATGTGCACAGTTACAGCTGCATTGACACATCACAATGCAGTATATACATTATACCAAATATACAAAGTATCATCATTAGTAAGGCTTGGTCATAGTAGCTCCACTTTCACAACCTGTCTGGATAACGCTTGAAAAGTTGGAGTTGAATTTTTTCTTTCATAACCGCGTTAAATCCTTCTCAACCCCTTTATCTCTCCGCTATTTTCTACCATCTCTGActcgctctttctccctctcttgtcctgtattctctttccttctcctctccggcACCTGTCTCTGCAGACTCCTGGGACAGCTGGATGAGACGGAGACGGCGTTTGATGATTTCTGGGAGCGGCACCAGACCAAGCTGGAGCAGTGTCTGCAGCTCCGCCATTTTGAGCACCACTTTCGCGAGGTCAGTAGAATTGTGGGAGTTGTAGTTCCAGCCATCTGCTTGTGAAAGCACATGTTTGTAATGCCAGAAGTGGATTGGATGAGTTTTTAGTGAGACATCGCTTTTTCCGAGGTCAATAAGTCGCTTGGTGAACTTCACCCAGCTCTATATACATGACAGCCAGGAGGCAGTAGCTCATAGGACTTTGATGAGTTACAATATTGTCATGTGTCCCTTTGAAGGATAGAAATGTGCTTACCCAATGTTGTACCCTAGAAGGAAATATTCTGTGTGTGAACTATGTCTGTACTTGTTAACTGTGATGTATGCAAGGCATTCTGAAACCTTCTACCCCACTCAGTAGAACCATGATTCTCTAGGAAGAAATGGTTTGATGATCAGAGCTCACACTGATAAACATCTGGTCAAACCTTTTGATAGTCTGAAGTCTTTCCTCAGACCCTGAATGAACAATCATCACAACATAACTGAGTGGGTGTGCACTGTGTACTTTCTGGTGGCTCTGTGTGCGTttgctaactgtgtgtgtgtgtgtgtgtgtgtgtgtgtgtgtgtaggtgcgtgcCCAGCTGGATGTGATGGCAGAAAGACTGGCAGGATTCTCTGAGGTTGGCATCAGCCCTGGTCACGCTGAACACATCCTACGAGAACTCAGCAACCAGGAAGAAAAAGCATGTGTaagaaacacccacacacacacccccacacacacacacataccccctccccccacacacacacacagacacataaaaacacaccaaacacacacacacaccccccccagacacacacacacagacacacacggtgaACAGTGAGGGTTGCTTGAAGAGTGGAGCAGTGAGGACGAGGAACTGCTGTTCCTCCAGAGGCCCAGCTCAGCTTCACCAGCTCATCCATCTCCACTGACACCACTGACTCTGCAGGCGCCACAGCCGCATAGAACCCTGCGCGCACGTATACAcatacaggtatacacacacacgtgataaCATCCACATGCTGTAATCCTCAGGGTAGACGGTTGTTTGTGATGATAGGTTTTAGGCTCAATGCATTCACACGTGATCACGAACGCACACACGGAAATTCTGCATGCGCGTGCATGCATCGCTGTCTTTCAGAGATCCTTCAAATGATAGTGTCAATGAAGCAATCCATTTTTATATTGCGCCCACCCACCCCTACCCACTCACTGTGAGAGGCTGCATAGATGGAGGTagcaggggaaagagagggggggaaaagagagcgggagaaagggggaggagggagcgagagggacgTATGTGAGGAGGAACTATGGTGGAAGGCCTATTGGTGCACTGCAGTCTGCTGAGtggcaggatggagggggggtggagtgggggaatagaggagggagaggggaggcactGCAGCCCCCATGTGGCCTGCCTCATCAGCGCAGCCATGTGATTCTGGTTGTGCACCCTTGTCATAAATGCCCTCCATGTTTGTGTCATACGACTGGAAAATGGGGCTTACGTAGGCAGGGTTGTCCTTCAGCGGTGCATTATGGATTATGTCATTTTTGTACATGCAGGAATTCTTGTGTATGCAGTAAATTATGCGATTTCTGTCTGTTTGAGGATGTGGGaattgtacttgtgtgtgtgtgtgtgttatgtgtatgtactcatgtatgtgtgtgtctgtaggagaTGTTTGACCGGGCCCTAGCCCTggcgggggagggagacggCCTGATCTCTGGGGCCCACTATGCTGAGGACTCCATCAGGCCCAAGTGCAGTGAGCTGCGGGGGGTGTATGAGGAGCTCGCCTGCATCCTGAGGACCAAGAAGAGCCTGCTGCTCAGGGCCATGGAGCTGCACCACTGCCTGGAGAAGGTGATGGGACCTGGGctctgggtctggggtctggggtcagtctcCGTATAGGACTGGATGAAGGTGTCAGTGTGTCACTATGTGTTCCATCAACTAACCTGCTAGTTCTCTTGTCATTATAACATTTACCCTCtgactcccctcccctgccccccaggcCTCCCGCTGGTGCGAGGAGGGGATCTACCTCCTGGCCTTCCAGCCCGTGGACCGGTGCCAGACCCAGGATGGCGCCCAGGCCGCCCTACACGAGCTGGAGCGCTACCTGGACACGGCAGCCGAACACACCCTCACCGACCTGGCGGGGATCTGGAGGGACTACGAGGCGGTGCTCTGCCCCGAGCTCAGGGTGAGGCGGCGGAGGGATACGTAGTGGATGGAGACAGAGTAGAGTGTTTTTGGTGATGCGGTAGAGAGTGAGTGTAATTGTCCTTCatcttctttatctctctctctctctctttctctttctctctctctctctctatctctctatctctgtgtgtgtgtgtgtaacaggaccAGGTGGAGAGGGTGTTCCAGAAGCAGGCGTCCATGCAGGAGATGTTtgagaagaggagagtgagTCTGAAGAAGCTAGCAGCCAAACAGACCAGACCGGTCCAGCCTGTGGCTCCCAGGCCTGAGGCCATCATcaagtctcctgtctcctctcctggtgAGTCCCTCTGAGACTCtctctggctcacacacacacccacacaatctcacacaaacacactgtttgTTGTCTTACATTTGCACAAACACGCACTCTCTGGTCTCAAACTGGTCTCTGGTGTCTTTATCCTACTTCTCACCCTATTGTGGTGTAATCTGCCTCGTATTGTAACCACCTAATCTTTGGTGTTTAACCTTGTTCGCCCTCTGGTCTCTTTGTCACAGCACCTAGGACACAGGAGGAGAAGCTCTCTGAGGAAAACATACTGAATGCAAGCATCTGTAAAAAAGTAGGAATCGTACCAAAACTCTTCAAATCATCTGGCTTTGctttttccttttctctttttaatACTGTGTCAATAGACTTGTTTAACTTTGTtgtctgtcgtgtgtgtgtgtgtgtgggggtgtgtgtgtgtgtgtgtgtgtgtgtgcgtgtgtgcgtgtgtgtgtgcgtgcgtgcgtgcgtgcgtgcgcgtgcgtgcgtgtgtgtgtgtgtgtaggtggactcTCTCCTCCAGAACGGCAGCAGCAGACATGCCTCCCtctctgaagaggaggagaacctGGCTATTCTCAGACGGTAAGACACGTGGGGGGTCAGGAGTCAGGAGTTCAGGTCAAGAAGCCAAAAGACTACTGTTCTCTTCGATGTAGCAATTTGAACATACTGTCTCAATGCAGTACTAACGTTCACCAAAATGAGAATAAGTATTATTATCACTAAGAACAAATACATGAATTAGTTTAAGTCATGTTGGTGTGTAATTTGTCCCCCTAGTCACGTGATGAATGAGTTGTTGGAGACAGAACGGGCCTACGTGGAGGAGCTACTGTGTGTACTGCAGGTGAGTCATTACCCCCTCTGACCACCAGAGGGCGTCAATGATCTATCTTCTGAGGTTGTAGTAAAAACAATTGTGTTAGACACTTTAGCCTTGGGTCATTAAATAACCATTAGGTATAATACTAAGAAGCATAGGTAAAATAGGTAGCATACTCCCAATGCTAAAATAGCTTTTCCTAAAGCACCAATAATTACACTTGTCTGTGTAGTTGTATGATCATATTTTAATTGTACTCTGGTGATGTTATAAGACTAGTGTTTATTCAGTTATTAAATAATTGTGTTAACAATCTTTTTATTTCAGGGTTACGCTGCTGAGATGGACAACCCAGCCCTGGTCCATCTCATCCCCACCACTCTGGTCAACAAGAAGGACATTCTGTTTGGCAACATGCCAGAGATCTACCAGTTCCACAAGAGGTGACCATGCCTACCACCCTACCCTAATTTACTGAACCTTAACTTACCCTACTTACCTaactctaactctcctcccttagactctcttctcttcctcttttcttgcctttcctttctcttccctcccatttcctcctctcctccctgatcTGGATCTTCATAGACTCCATAGTGCTGACCTCTATTCCTCTCTGTTCCAGAACCTTCCTCAAAGAGCTGGAGAACTACACTGACTGTCCTGAGCTTGTTGGTCGATGTTTCctagagagggtgggtggattTTTAATACAAATTTAGTATTCTATTGTGCAACAGTAATGTATCTTTTAGCCTTTTCTGTTCCTGACCTGTGTCGAGGTACTATTTTACATACTTTAAACTCTAAAATCCAGTAGTTTTATTGGCATTCAATAATTTTGTAACTGTCACTTTGTGCAAACGTATTGTGAGTGTTTGAGTCAGGTGGGTGCAGTTTGAATTTGTTGGGGGGGACAGCTAATTGGTGCCAGGCACCAGACAAAAGTAGCTGCACACAGATAAGGAACCGCATGACTTGTGTTGATTTGGTTTGTTCTCTTCTTAGATGGGTGACCTGGAGATCTATGAGAAATACTGCCAGAACAAGCCTCGCTCAGAGAGCCTTTGGCGGCAGTGTTCAGACTGTGCCTTCTTCCAGGTACCCTTTCAtctctcacctctcaccccAGACTAGCTTACTTTGGGAGAGACTTGGGTTCAAtctgtgctggtgtgtttgCTGGGTTCCAGGAATGCCAGAAGAAGCTGGAACACAAACTGGGGCTGGACTCCTACCTCCTCAAACCTGTTCAAAGGATAACCAAGTATCAGCTAATACTGAAGGTGAGTTcaactaactgtgtgtgtgtgtgtgtgtgtgtgtgcattacgtTACCAAACTGTGTATGCGCTCTACAGGAGTTGCTGAAGTACAGTAAGGGGTGCGATGGTTCAGAGGACCTGCAGGAGGCGTTGTCCTCCATCCTGGGCATCCTGAAGGCCGTCAACGACTCAATGCACCTCATCGCCATAACAGGATATGAGGTAAGCAAGCCCCCAATGTCACATCCTGTACACCCCCCCATCAAACCCCACTAAAGGGCTTggtgtacatgcgtgtgtgcaaAAATGATGCTGAGTCACGCCTATTCATTGACGTATGAACGAATCAGTGAATGGACAGCCTGGCTCTTTGTGTAACAAAGGAGcgctgtgtttacatttacatttcttcatttagccatttagcagacgcttttatccaagcgacttccaagagagagctttacaaagtgcataggtcactgataataacaacaagatagccccaaaaacattgcgggtagccaaaacatgaagcacatattgtgaacaaccaaaataagtctcaaagggaagaaccataagagcatgtcgTTAAACAACGAGTTTAACTTGCATTTCCTTTTTAAAcagcccatctctctctctctctctctctctctcttccttccgtcCCAGGCCAACCTGTCGGACCTGGGCCGTCTCCTGATGCAGGGCTCGTTCAGCGTGTGGACGGAGCACAAGAAGGGCCACGCCAAGGTCAAGGACCTGGCGCGCTTCAAGCCCATGCAGAGGCACCTGTTCCTGCACGAGAAGGCCCTGCTGTTCtgcaagaggagggaggagaacggGGAGGGCTACGAGAAGGCCCCCTCCTACAGCTTCAAACACTCGCTCAACGTGAGTGCGGCCGGCTCGCACGCTCATGTCCGGCCACCGTGTTGATCAGTCGAGGCCCGCGGGAAGATCTGGGGTTGTTGGGGGGGCTGTCGCTGGTTTGTTTACAatttccctctctgctcccctggtGTCCCTCggccctcctcctttcccctgcttgtcgcccccaccctccctcatcCAGATGAGTGCGGTGGGCATCACAGAGAACGCCAAGGGGGACAACAAGAAGTTTGAAATCTGGTGCAACTCCAGAGAGGAGGTGTTCATTGTCCAGGTGAGGCACAGAGGAAATATAACTACACTCTTCTATTGACCTCTATTTTATCTAGAAGTCTGGAGTCTAGAGTAGGATTTGGAATTACGTTAGAAGGCCAATCATTTAGGAAACATACTGCATGTCAGTTTTGTGATAATAtgatctcctccaggctgcGACCCCCGAGATCAAGACGTCATGGGTGAACGAGATTCGGAAGGTTCTTACTGGCCAGCTAAAGGCCTGCAGAGGTACACAGACaaccatattcacacacaccattgtCTCTGGCATTCCAAAGTTGATACATGACAAATAGCTTATTGCTACTAAACCAACAGAAAAAAACTATCTCTGTATGCATAAGGATTGTTAGATAACTGTGAACAACCCCTGTCTTTCAGAAGCAAGCCAACTGAAAAGCTCAGAATCAACATCCCCGAGCAACAATAACTCATCTGTTTCTCTCAGgtcagcttcacacacacaaacacgagcatgccatgcatacacacatacacatttaatGGAccattttcctgtgtgtgtgtttatgtgttcttGCAGTCCTTTCAGAAGTAGCCAGAAAGGTGTGAAGAAACAGGAAGATAAAAAGGCAGAGCCCACACTACCATCTGATTCAAACTCCTCCCCCAAGCAGAAAGGTGAGTGGTTAGCAGAGAGGAAGTCAAACACCCCAAGTTAATGTTGTTCCCTCTTTCTACTGCCACAGATGGTACATTCGTGCAGTATCGATTTCCTGATTCttcctctgggtctctctcacTTTACTTTCTGCTCTTTTAATAAACTAATCTGAccttctccttttttctttcccccCACTGCATTTCGTTTCTTCTCTCAATCGCTCCCACTGCCTCATCCTTCTCGCTCTATTTGTcgtgctttctctctccctccctccctctccctccctctctctctccctctctccctccctctctctctctctctctctctctctctatctctctctatcactctctctcccatggtTATAGAGGACACAGTGACCAGTCCAACCACAGACAGGGCCTCAGTGGCTAAAAAACGCTTTACCTTACAGGGCTTCAGCAATCTAAAGAGCCAGAAAGGTAACAGTCCAGTAGTCCCTAAATGGCACTAGTCTTCACTGTACACATTTGAGTCCTGTTACCCAGTCCCATGAAAGATAACAACACATTTAGACTTGTGAGGAATGTCAAGTGAATCGTTCTATGCTTTTCTTTTCAGACATTCTTCCCCCTGGTGGTAAAAGTCTAACATTACCCATGGTCACACTCTGTCCACCAGGTACTGAGCCTAAGGCATTGTGGGACTTGTAGTTTAGGTACTTTCAGGTTTCAGATACAACATCTGAGTAAAGCCACATTCTAGAAATAGGTTCTaggttctagaaggttctttTTGGACGAGAGTCTGTTGGTTAgatcttcgttgtttgtatCTGAATCTGGATTTGGACTTGTAGCTGTAGTTATAGTCATATACTAGAGATTGTTACAGTAGAAGATTAGAGTTTAGTGCACGGAACAGTATAACATTTATTTATAAATTATTATTTACTCCCTTTCCTCACTGTAAAACACATCCCAGAGATGACTATGTATTCACTGTAATactatatttcatttatttcTTCGCTTTTCTCAAAGTAAGGATTTCCATTGTTTTAGTTAGaggctctctttcttctttctctccgctGCTTTTCTTTTCGTACACTTTATCTTAAAacccttttcttcctcctcctcttccctctctctgcctctcctctgactGTGGCCAGGATCTCCTCTGAGCCCTGACCTCAAAACCAAACACCAGCTGAGAAAGAGTGATCCTACTCCCTTTGGCTTTAAAGGTATTGGAGCCCATTCGAGGGCCTACAGCCACCATGCTGTGGGCTGTTCCTACCGTGTGTGACTAGCATCCCCGACCCCCTCCCCCATTAGCATGCTCCCCACACTCAGCACCTCGCTGTCTCCACACCGTGTCCATCCTCACTGTGTTTAGTGGACAGATCCATGGTTAAAAGCACCTTTGGTTTGTCTCATTCAGTGGGGCTGTGTGGttgccaccctccccccccatccagtGTGTAGATCCCAGCACCATCACCAAGCCCCATCCTTAGTACACTGACCACTGGGTGACTGGTTTGGGGATGAACATCACCGTACTGACTGTTTCTTgataggtgtatgtgtgtttataagTTGACTGGGGAGGTTTTGTCCTTTTTATTTAAATGTCCTCTTctgtacattgctttggataaaattgTCACTAAATTAATACATGACATACATTACATTAAATAAAATTATATTAATTGGAAGACTaaacaaagagaaaaaaaaagctggctggctggttgacaaGTGCTcgtgcagacaggcagacagacagacagacagtctgtcCGGACGGGACTGACATGTTTttccgtccctccatccctccctcagagTCTCCTCATGTGTCTCTGAGCAGGGTCAAGTGGCTCAGCACCTCTAGCCTGCTACAGTCCAAGAGGAGAGGTACGGTAGGCCTCTAACCACGGACCTCAGCCCCCTTAACGAGATGCCACGATGAAAGCACCGAAGGCGCAAACTAGTTTAACCGATAGAATAACCAAGTCTTTTTccagaggatggaggtgggaaaACAGGTGCAGTTAAGAACGATCTGTAAGCCACGACCTGTTATGTGTCGATCGATGGAAAAGCGCCGTCTCATCGTCGCATCTCTGTGTAGGGCTCTGgtcctggctgtgtgctgtgctcctccactcccttctcCAACAgactccttccacctctctggtctctctggacaCAAACTGTGGTGTCACAACCTCCTCCCTCAGATCATGCTCCTCAGACCATGTTATGGAGGGTTCCAATTGGGGTTTTCTGGTTCTGTATTGCTATCAGCTTGATCTTCTCGAGTGCTCTGGTGAACTGTGCTCACATtccaattatttttttaaattgagcTTCTTTGCTTCTACATTAAATGAATCAATGTCCTCATCTTTCAGCCCTCCATACCCTGGAGTGTCATTTCTCTTCATCTTTAGAGCCTTCCCTTTTGGGCATGACAAAAGTGACATCCGATACAATGTCGTTTATGATTGTATCATCATGACAACATGACCTACAAAGTCCCAAATGAACTCATAAAACTCCTTCAGTTCTCTAAACATTCAGCCTTATGtttcccgctctccctctctctgtctccctctctctgtctccctctctctgtctccctctctctgtctccctctctctgtctccctctctctgtctccctctctctgtctccctctctctgtctccctctctctgtctccctctctctgtctccctctctctgtctccctctctctgtctccctctctctgtctccctctctctcctcaccaggCTGGAACAAGGCTTCCCTCTCAGTGGACGCATCAGAAGAGCATGATGGGTACTCTAGCGCTGAGGACCCCCTGAACTCTGATgctgaggatgagggaggaaggaagctgGTGAGTCAACATGGAGATTATGATATGGGCTTCAGGGGATCTACAGTTTTCTTTTTATTCGCCTCTCTACCTTCTTAGTATGGATCAGATATAGTTAAACAGTGGAACAAACTTCTGCATAAAACACTATTGTATGTACCATAATGTTCccgtattttattttatatctgGTCAGCGTCTGCCTAGGCCTGAGTCATCTGAGTAGGTGTGTGACCGTTGACCTGTTTTCCCAGGCCCCTGGCAGATACACTGTGGTGGCGGACTACGAGAAGGGAGGGGCCCAGGAGCTGTCCGTCAAGAGTGGGGACATGGTCCAACTgattagagagggagaggacagccaATGGTACATTGCCCTCTCATTCTCCATAAAACGATTATTAaaccatatatatatttatttatattaggGATGCATCAATACCACTATCGGTATCGGGCCCGATACCAAGCTCACATACTAAAAATACCCCCCAATATTAAAGACCGATACCTCATGTGACGTAACTGACAGAATGTTCCGTGCACAGAGACGGCAGCAGCAGACACAATGTCAGCCTCAAGGGTGTGGAAATACTTCAAAATTAATGACATCAAAACCACACATTGTGAACTGCATGCTTTGTTCTGCATTAATATCAAGAGGAGGTATGAAACCCAGTACATATAATACAAGTAACCTGATAAAACATCTGAAGTATCGGTATCGGCGAGTaccagaaaaaaaatattggtACTTGTACTCGTCCTTAAAAAtatggtatatatatatatatatatatatatatatatatatatatatatatatatatagcgcaTACTTGAATCAAAGTGACACCTCGTTAGCAtttgtgtgttgcatgagttcTGAAGTCTGTGTTCCACAGAGGTGACGGGGTGTGTGTTGATACTGAACTCCCCAGGTTCGTAAGGAATCTGCGGAGCAGCAAAGAAGGCTGGGTAGCAGCAGCAAACCTCCTCACTTTCATCTCAGAGTCCAAGTCCTCACAGTCTCTCAGCAGCTcaggtactgtgtgtgcgtgcgtgcgcgcgtgcacGCGCGTGCGTGCGAGATAAAGTTACTAattctgtttttttcttcaagCCTTTCTTTCCTAATTTCTATCTATTCATTCCATCTTCTTTCACCCTCGCTAATTACAATGACGTGATTTTCCTGTTTGTTGTCTGTCATAATCCAGAGGGCAGTGTGTCGGGCCACCTCAGCACTTCCTCCAGCTGCAGTGAGACGGGGACCTACACAAGCTTCTCTGACATCAAGCCCTGAGGACACGCCTCTTCACTGCTTCAGAACTACCTTGTGGTCAACTCTTTGAATGACACGTGCACTTTTCtaccacaaacactcacacacacagtgtgttgaCACAGTAACAGAGGCAGCTTGGAATTAAGCAAACAGACAGCTCTAAGTTGGCTCACCATTCCTTCAGTGTGAAAGGAGGTGTTTACTTTCGAACTGCTCTCCACTCATCACAGCTCTCAGGAATCAAGGAAGGTGTTTATGTACACAGTTCCCTGAGTTTGGGAGTGGGATTGGCCCTGGTTGGAGCAGGTGAGTGAGAAGCTGTTTTTGTTGAAACAGTGACTAGACTGTCACTAGGGCCAGTGTAGGGGGTAGACGTGATCTAccctctggcccctcccccagtgGTGTGACAGGAGTTTCGTCCCACCTGTTTATCTCACCTGTCCTGCGTCACCAACCTCACTAAcagccttgcccccccccctcccctcatacaaacacatacttgTGCTAACAAAGAGATGAGATGAGGAAGAACCAGGAAATTGCacttaaccccccctccccttcctcagcACGGACACAGAAAACCACACCTCAGTCTCTGTCGTGGacccctggtctctccaggAGAACCTGTGTGTTGTAAGACTTCTTGTTGTAAGAAGTCTGTCAGAATGTCCTCAGTCCTTCAGGAGATAATGTTATATTTCATGTGTCACTGTTTCCCCAAGGTTACTATAAACATGAAGACATGTCCATTGACTTTTTAAATGTGTGCCTCTTAGTAGGCAGATGGGTGCATAACACAAAAACTACTGTCCTAGACCAagtaataaataaaacaaaacttaTATTAAATAAACACATTACTGTCAGTGTACAGTTCCAACAGGGCACATTATTTTTACAATGTAAATTCCAAGACGTTTAACATTGTATAACTCAAATCAGAAGAGTAATATTGTTGTGTGGAAGGTTTTTGAACTTGCATGACGACACCTGTACTCTGGCCCCAGATCTGAAGCCATGGCCTTCCACCCAGCACCAGGCTGCTTCCAGACATGAGATATACACTTCCTGTATTATTGTCAGTGAGAAGGTTATGTTGCAGAACAAACTGAGAGAAATGTACGTTTTAGAGCTGTAATCATTCTCTGCGGTCTTGACTAGGGAACAGCTCTGTTACATTACATATCTGTCTGTTTTGTTCTTGGTCAAGTTCTCTTCTGAACAAGATTTCTTTTTGGTCGTTGGTCTTTCATGGTCAATTTCAATCAGGAACCTGAGTTCAGGGATATCCTGCCTCTCACAATGACTCAAGTCAGATGGATCCCACACAAGACCTCTGAGGGGTCAGATTCCTACAAAAATGAAAGAATGTCGTAGTTTCATGTGGTCTGAAACAACTGTGAAAACTGAACCAGAGAGTGTGGACTCTCTATGGCATTATTGATCAATATGTAAAGGTTAACTTATTTTATCATGAAATGACATTTGTACAGATATCACCTTATACCTCAGATTTGTCTTTGAATATATGTATATTGGCTATGAAGACTCTAATGTTTTGGTGGATCACGGTCTTATTGTGTATCAAAGAGATTTTATTGACTTTTGTGGCATGGTTCCAATGTCGTTGTCTACTCCCTGGTGAAAATTGAACTGTCATGTGTCTGAATTTTAACAAGACACACAATTTTAAGTGTCTCACCAGACTCAATAAAGGTTTTAAACATTTTTTATAATTTGTCAGAAACTATTGTATTACTAGGTGTCATCTGTATAGGACACCACATTCATTGTTAGTATCACTATTCCTTTTCTACGAAAATGCTAAATAACTCAGAACTGCTTATTAACACTTTCACACTGAAACTATACCTATAGTACATGTATGATAAGACTGATCATGACTTGACCATAGGTCAGAATTGTCTGCATTCAAAATGTGATAGGACTCTATAGTAACAAACCAATAGTGCAAATAGAAAGATCAAAGGTctgaagtgcatagttctacagACTTTGAGGTAAGAACCAAGGAACACTATATTTACTAGCCTTAT from Osmerus eperlanus chromosome 21, fOsmEpe2.1, whole genome shotgun sequence carries:
- the mcf2la gene encoding guanine nucleotide exchange factor DBS isoform X12, whose translation is MALNRVSLLCHDITRMWLQLKMMTDDIMQQESCRLYAADIGPDLRKQFAFLSGGRGGNGSPIIVFPEFPAFGELQEEEFHNVLRYLTSVPSVSASGVGFILVIDRRQDRWAAVKGTLLRIAGSFPGILHQVLVLRPNTLLQRTLSDIFFKFNRDEFKMKVPVVMLSSVTELHAYIDRTQLTQELGGTQEYCHDAWISHRTAIEAFALMVKTTAQTLQAFGTELAETELPNDAQATITLLGTHTAKKDRMKEDLCVALAQGGHLLESINEPLQRDHDYSMNQDELENLATVQRLLGQLDETETAFDDFWERHQTKLEQCLQLRHFEHHFREVRAQLDVMAERLAGFSEVGISPGHAEHILRELSNQEEKACEMFDRALALAGEGDGLISGAHYAEDSIRPKCSELRGVYEELACILRTKKSLLLRAMELHHCLEKASRWCEEGIYLLAFQPVDRCQTQDGAQAALHELERYLDTAAEHTLTDLAGIWRDYEAVLCPELRDQVERVFQKQASMQEMFEKRRVSLKKLAAKQTRPVQPVAPRPEAIIKSPVSSPAPRTQEEKLSEENILNASICKKVDSLLQNGSSRHASLSEEEENLAILRRHVMNELLETERAYVEELLCVLQGYAAEMDNPALVHLIPTTLVNKKDILFGNMPEIYQFHKRTFLKELENYTDCPELVGRCFLERMGDLEIYEKYCQNKPRSESLWRQCSDCAFFQECQKKLEHKLGLDSYLLKPVQRITKYQLILKELLKYSKGCDGSEDLQEALSSILGILKAVNDSMHLIAITGYEANLSDLGRLLMQGSFSVWTEHKKGHAKVKDLARFKPMQRHLFLHEKALLFCKRREENGEGYEKAPSYSFKHSLNMSAVGITENAKGDNKKFEIWCNSREEVFIVQAATPEIKTSWVNEIRKVLTGQLKACREASQLKSSESTSPSNNNSSVSLSPFRSSQKGVKKQEDKKAEPTLPSDSNSSPKQKEDTVTSPTTDRASVAKKRFTLQGFSNLKSQKDILPPGGKSLTLPMVTLCPPGSPLSPDLKTKHQLRKSDPTPFGFKGWNKASLSVDASEEHDGYSSAEDPLNSDAEDEGGRKLAPGRYTVVADYEKGGAQELSVKSGDMVQLIREGEDSQWFVRNLRSSKEGWVAAANLLTFISESKSSQSLSSSEGSVSGHLSTSSSCSETGTYTSFSDIKP
- the mcf2la gene encoding guanine nucleotide exchange factor DBS isoform X1 yields the protein MSVAELVQEGQEAGSGVLPRLGQVVHSLTLSMGPLGQGKPQGSTSKRPSSTEDPTTDDIMQQESCRLYAADIGPDLRKQFAFLSGGRGGNGSPIIVFPEFPAFGELQEEEFHNVLRYLTSVPSVSASGVGFILVIDRRQDRWAAVKGTLLRIAGSFPGILHQVLVLRPNTLLQRTLSDIFFKFNRDEFKMKVPVVMLSSVTELHAYIDRTQLTQELGGTQEYCHDAWISHRTAIEAFALMVKTTAQTLQAFGTELAETELPNDAQATITLLGTHTAKKDRMKEDLCVALAQGGHLLESINEPLQRDHDYSMNQDELENLATVQRLLGQLDETETAFDDFWERHQTKLEQCLQLRHFEHHFREVRAQLDVMAERLAGFSEVGISPGHAEHILRELSNQEEKACEMFDRALALAGEGDGLISGAHYAEDSIRPKCSELRGVYEELACILRTKKSLLLRAMELHHCLEKASRWCEEGIYLLAFQPVDRCQTQDGAQAALHELERYLDTAAEHTLTDLAGIWRDYEAVLCPELRDQVERVFQKQASMQEMFEKRRVSLKKLAAKQTRPVQPVAPRPEAIIKSPVSSPAPRTQEEKLSEENILNASICKKVDSLLQNGSSRHASLSEEEENLAILRRHVMNELLETERAYVEELLCVLQGYAAEMDNPALVHLIPTTLVNKKDILFGNMPEIYQFHKRTFLKELENYTDCPELVGRCFLERMGDLEIYEKYCQNKPRSESLWRQCSDCAFFQECQKKLEHKLGLDSYLLKPVQRITKYQLILKELLKYSKGCDGSEDLQEALSSILGILKAVNDSMHLIAITGYEANLSDLGRLLMQGSFSVWTEHKKGHAKVKDLARFKPMQRHLFLHEKALLFCKRREENGEGYEKAPSYSFKHSLNMSAVGITENAKGDNKKFEIWCNSREEVFIVQAATPEIKTSWVNEIRKVLTGQLKACREASQLKSSESTSPSNNNSSVSLSPFRSSQKGVKKQEDKKAEPTLPSDSNSSPKQKEDTVTSPTTDRASVAKKRFTLQGFSNLKSQKDILPPGGKSLTLPMVTLCPPGSPLSPDLKTKHQLRKSDPTPFGFKESPHVSLSRVKWLSTSSLLQSKRRGWNKASLSVDASEEHDGYSSAEDPLNSDAEDEGGRKLAPGRYTVVADYEKGGAQELSVKSGDMVQLIREGEDSQWFVRNLRSSKEGWVAAANLLTFISESKSSQSLSSSEGSVSGHLSTSSSCSETGTYTSFSDIKP